In the genome of Stigmatella aurantiaca, one region contains:
- a CDS encoding ATP-binding protein — MSSGSTAEDVFAEGGEMGALMRSFDWAKTELGPVESWPLSLRTMVGVVLSNRFPMAIRWGERLLQFYNDAYRPILGDKHPASLGAPASQAWPEIWNVLGPLHEKVLRHGTSEWAEHFFLPMHRKGFSEETYFTFSYSPIPEGSGRYGGVLVTAQETTSQVLSERRLHTLQQVSASSFQAKRVDDAAQRAVRALGENPNDVPFVLLYLCEQDGKQLSLAASTGLPAGHPPPPGWLGLELFREGGPLAEGLSSREPLALAALSQHLGLALQPEAPRAATRAVVLPLEGGAEGGSPGFLIAGLSIRLEYDAQYRGFMGLVAGHIATAIANARAYEEEKRRAETLAELDRSKTVFFSNVSHEFRTPLTLMLGPVEDVLASDRLEREEREALERVHRNGLRLFKLVNTLLDFSRLEAGRMQASYQPTDLAALTVGLASAFDSAVAKAGLRLVVECPPLPAPVWVDPEMWEKVVLNLVSNALKFTFEGEIGVALRWREDHVELSVRDTGTGIPPEELPRIFERFHRVHGAKGRSHEGSGIGLSLVQELVRLHGGTVRAESTLGQGSTFTVSLPAGSAHLPRERLAASRAAAPASARVAPFLNEASGWLSSPRPAPETAPAPPPTVPLARSQAPQGHILLADDNADMRDYVRRLLEARFTVEAVAEGRAALAAAEARVPDLVLSDVMMPGLDGFGLLREFRANPRTAAVPFILLSARAGEEATVGGLQAGADDYLVKPFSARELLARVEGALRLARERAARERLARERADFEQHLIGIVSHDLRNPLAAITMSAATLLRRTDLEERQRRPIGRIFASAERANRMIRDLLDFTQARLGGGLPLQPQALDFHALSQQVVDELQVAHPERAIELERGGAGQAFWDGDRTAQVLTNLISNALHYSPPGTPVRVRADEEGTEGVLEVHNEGAPIPAELVPRLFQPMQRGDKERNTVGRSVGLGLYIVDHIVRAHGGRVEVKSVEGEGTRFTVRMPLTVAAGGAGGAP, encoded by the coding sequence ATGAGTTCCGGTAGCACAGCCGAGGACGTCTTCGCGGAGGGGGGCGAGATGGGGGCCCTCATGCGCTCCTTCGACTGGGCAAAGACGGAGCTTGGCCCCGTGGAGTCCTGGCCTCTCTCCCTGCGCACCATGGTGGGTGTGGTGCTCAGCAACCGCTTTCCCATGGCGATCCGCTGGGGCGAGCGCCTGCTCCAGTTCTACAACGACGCCTACCGCCCCATCCTGGGCGACAAGCACCCCGCGTCCCTGGGCGCCCCCGCCTCCCAGGCCTGGCCGGAGATCTGGAACGTCCTCGGCCCCCTGCACGAGAAAGTCCTCCGCCACGGCACGTCCGAGTGGGCCGAGCACTTCTTCCTCCCCATGCACCGCAAGGGCTTCAGCGAGGAGACCTACTTCACCTTCTCGTACAGCCCCATCCCCGAGGGCTCCGGGCGCTATGGCGGCGTGCTTGTCACCGCCCAGGAGACCACCAGCCAGGTGCTCAGCGAGCGGCGCCTGCACACCCTTCAACAGGTCTCCGCCAGCTCCTTCCAGGCCAAGCGGGTCGATGACGCCGCCCAGCGCGCGGTCCGGGCGCTCGGCGAGAACCCCAATGACGTGCCCTTCGTGCTCCTCTACCTGTGCGAGCAGGACGGCAAGCAGCTCTCCCTGGCCGCCTCCACCGGGCTCCCCGCCGGGCATCCCCCCCCACCCGGGTGGCTCGGCCTGGAGCTGTTCAGGGAGGGCGGGCCCCTGGCCGAGGGGCTCTCGTCGCGTGAGCCCCTGGCGCTCGCGGCCCTGTCCCAGCACCTGGGCCTGGCGCTCCAGCCCGAGGCGCCGCGCGCCGCCACCCGGGCGGTGGTGCTCCCCCTGGAGGGTGGGGCCGAGGGCGGCTCCCCGGGCTTTCTCATCGCGGGCCTGAGCATCCGCCTCGAGTACGACGCGCAGTACCGGGGCTTCATGGGGCTCGTCGCCGGCCACATCGCCACGGCCATCGCCAACGCGCGCGCCTACGAGGAGGAGAAGCGCCGCGCGGAGACGCTCGCCGAGCTGGACCGCTCCAAGACCGTCTTCTTCAGCAACGTGAGCCACGAGTTCCGCACCCCGCTCACGCTCATGCTCGGCCCCGTGGAGGACGTGCTCGCCTCGGACCGGCTGGAGCGCGAGGAGCGCGAGGCGCTGGAGCGCGTCCACCGCAACGGCCTGCGCCTCTTCAAGCTCGTCAACACGCTCTTGGACTTCAGCCGCCTGGAAGCAGGCCGCATGCAGGCCAGCTACCAGCCCACGGATCTCGCCGCCCTCACCGTGGGCCTGGCCAGCGCGTTCGACTCCGCCGTGGCCAAGGCCGGGCTGCGCCTCGTGGTGGAGTGCCCTCCGCTGCCCGCCCCCGTGTGGGTGGATCCGGAGATGTGGGAGAAGGTTGTCCTCAACCTCGTCTCCAACGCGCTCAAGTTCACCTTCGAGGGAGAGATTGGCGTCGCGCTGCGGTGGCGGGAGGACCACGTGGAGCTGTCCGTGCGGGACACCGGCACGGGCATTCCCCCCGAGGAGCTGCCGCGCATCTTCGAGCGCTTCCACCGCGTCCACGGCGCCAAGGGCCGCAGCCACGAGGGCAGCGGCATCGGCCTGTCCCTGGTGCAGGAGCTGGTGAGGCTGCACGGCGGCACCGTCCGGGCCGAGAGCACCCTGGGCCAGGGCAGCACCTTCACCGTGTCCCTGCCGGCCGGCTCCGCCCACCTGCCGCGGGAGCGGCTCGCCGCCTCGCGCGCCGCGGCCCCCGCCAGCGCGCGGGTGGCCCCCTTCCTCAACGAGGCCTCCGGGTGGCTGAGCAGCCCGCGGCCAGCGCCGGAGACGGCCCCGGCGCCGCCCCCTACGGTCCCCCTGGCCCGGAGCCAGGCGCCCCAGGGCCACATCCTGCTCGCCGACGACAACGCGGACATGCGCGACTACGTGCGGCGGCTCCTGGAGGCGCGCTTCACCGTCGAGGCGGTGGCGGAAGGCCGGGCGGCGCTCGCGGCGGCCGAGGCCCGCGTGCCGGACCTGGTGCTCTCGGATGTGATGATGCCGGGGCTGGATGGCTTCGGGCTCTTGCGCGAGTTCCGCGCGAACCCGAGGACCGCGGCCGTGCCCTTCATCCTCCTGTCCGCGCGCGCGGGCGAGGAGGCCACGGTGGGCGGGCTCCAGGCGGGGGCCGATGACTACCTCGTGAAGCCCTTCAGCGCCCGGGAGCTGCTGGCGCGGGTGGAGGGCGCCTTGCGCCTGGCCCGCGAGCGCGCCGCGCGGGAGCGCCTGGCCCGCGAGCGCGCCGACTTCGAGCAGCACCTCATCGGCATCGTCAGCCACGACTTGCGCAACCCCCTGGCCGCCATCACCATGTCGGCCGCGACGCTGTTGCGCCGCACGGACCTGGAGGAGCGCCAGCGCCGGCCCATCGGCCGCATCTTCGCGTCCGCGGAGCGCGCCAACCGGATGATCCGAGACCTGCTCGACTTCACGCAGGCCCGGCTGGGCGGGGGGCTCCCCCTCCAGCCGCAGGCGCTCGACTTCCATGCCCTGAGCCAGCAGGTGGTGGACGAGCTCCAGGTGGCGCACCCCGAGCGGGCCATCGAGCTGGAGCGGGGCGGGGCGGGGCAGGCCTTCTGGGATGGGGACCGGACGGCGCAGGTGCTCACCAACCTCATCAGCAACGCCCTGCACTACAGCCCCCCGGGTACGCCCGTGCGCGTGCGGGCGGACGAGGAGGGGACGGAGGGGGTGCTGGAGGTCCACAACGAGGGGGCGCCGATTCCGGCGGAGCTGGTGCCGCGGCTGTTCCAGCCCATGCAGCGCGGGGACAAGGAACGCAACACCGTGGGACGCAGCGTGGGACTGGGGCTCTATATCGTGGACCACATCGTGAGGGCCCATGGGGGCCGCGTGGAGGTGAAGTCCGTGGAAGGGGAAGGGACGCGGTTCACGGTGCGCATGCCCCTCACGGTGGCCGCGGGCGGCGCGGGAGGCGCCCCATGA
- a CDS encoding AAA family ATPase gives MRALELTIRGFRGIPYLHLPLRPSLTVLVGVNGSGKTTILDALAVLMMALQSRILRGKRKGDRSLHVSDVNTRMKETHLSIQAEVGGEKLSWEVNGRLFFARLQVEESDTDLRRFANELAERQSKNADVSIPLAVYFPTNRAVLDIPQRIRTTHVFDQLAAYDNSLDDNWSNFRLFFEWFRDREDLENEARRDNPDARDVQLEAVRQAVSSLLPGFTDLRIRRQPALAMTVEKDNELLAVDQLSDGEKCVLALAGDLARRLSLAHPQEHQPLAAPALVLIDEIELHLHPGWQRGIIAALKRTFTGCQFVITTHSPQVLSEVHPDDILLLSHRAGAFEVHSAENSFGRDSNWILQTIMGVDARPPRVGERLRSCFQLIDEGRLKEAREEKNALAREIGDDDPELLRAELILRRKELLTRAPHS, from the coding sequence ATGCGAGCGCTAGAACTCACTATCCGAGGATTTCGGGGAATCCCTTATTTACATCTTCCCCTGAGGCCCTCCCTGACGGTTCTCGTCGGAGTGAATGGCTCGGGCAAGACGACGATCCTGGATGCGCTCGCCGTGTTGATGATGGCGCTTCAAAGCCGGATCCTGCGCGGAAAGAGGAAGGGAGACCGTTCACTCCATGTCTCCGACGTCAACACACGGATGAAGGAGACGCACCTCTCCATCCAAGCGGAGGTGGGCGGCGAGAAGCTTTCCTGGGAGGTGAATGGGCGTTTGTTTTTCGCTCGGCTTCAAGTCGAGGAAAGCGATACGGACCTACGCCGGTTCGCGAATGAATTGGCGGAACGCCAGTCGAAGAACGCGGACGTCAGCATTCCCCTGGCGGTCTACTTCCCAACCAACCGGGCCGTGCTGGACATTCCCCAGCGGATTCGAACGACGCATGTGTTCGATCAACTCGCGGCCTATGACAACAGCCTCGATGACAACTGGAGCAATTTCCGGCTCTTTTTCGAGTGGTTCCGGGACCGGGAAGATCTTGAAAACGAGGCGCGGCGGGACAACCCGGACGCACGGGATGTGCAACTGGAGGCAGTCCGCCAAGCGGTGAGCTCGCTACTGCCTGGCTTCACGGATTTGCGTATCCGGCGGCAACCGGCTCTGGCCATGACGGTCGAGAAGGACAACGAACTCCTGGCGGTGGACCAGCTCTCGGATGGAGAGAAGTGCGTCCTGGCGCTCGCGGGAGATCTGGCGCGCCGGCTGTCCCTGGCGCATCCCCAGGAGCACCAGCCCCTGGCGGCCCCAGCCTTGGTGCTCATCGACGAGATCGAACTGCACCTCCACCCGGGCTGGCAGCGGGGCATCATCGCTGCCTTGAAGCGCACGTTCACGGGCTGCCAATTCGTGATCACCACGCACTCACCCCAGGTCCTGAGCGAAGTCCATCCCGACGACATCCTCTTGTTGAGCCATCGGGCGGGGGCCTTCGAGGTTCACAGCGCGGAGAATTCATTTGGACGTGATTCGAACTGGATCCTCCAGACCATCATGGGCGTTGACGCACGTCCTCCTCGGGTGGGGGAGCGCTTGCGGAGTTGCTTCCAGCTCATCGACGAGGGACGGCTCAAGGAGGCCCGGGAAGAGAAGAACGCCCTTGCAAGAGAGATTGGGGATGACGATCCCGAGCTGCTTCGGGCCGAATTGATCCTGCGGCGCAAGGAGTTGCTGACGCGTGCGCCCCATTCTTAA
- a CDS encoding retron system putative HNH endonuclease: protein MRPILKSPEPATFTAWKGGLASVPGWNHFTQTFPLIKRDLKAALLQEQFQVCCYCERDIAGGAHIEHLVPKSLDPGRTYDYSNLLASCEGERAKGRPPETCGHLKDNAPLSVHPLMPDCSSYFVFSSSGNVSPSPDAAKQQPAQDSITTLGLDSARLVALRRVALEDVDSRLPSPGNTPEDRALFRAEVTKLIAEYSAPDAQGRLTPFSTALVQYLERYL, encoded by the coding sequence GTGCGCCCCATTCTTAAGAGCCCAGAGCCTGCCACCTTCACGGCTTGGAAGGGCGGCCTCGCCTCCGTACCCGGCTGGAACCATTTCACGCAGACGTTTCCGCTCATCAAGCGCGACTTGAAGGCGGCGCTGCTCCAAGAACAGTTTCAGGTGTGCTGCTACTGTGAGCGTGACATCGCAGGTGGAGCGCACATCGAGCACCTGGTACCGAAATCCTTGGACCCCGGCAGGACGTACGACTACTCGAACCTGCTGGCCTCGTGCGAGGGTGAACGGGCGAAAGGGCGCCCGCCGGAGACCTGCGGGCACCTCAAGGACAATGCTCCCCTCTCCGTCCATCCGTTGATGCCGGATTGCAGCAGCTATTTTGTTTTCAGCAGTTCGGGCAATGTCAGCCCCTCCCCGGATGCGGCCAAGCAGCAACCTGCTCAGGACTCCATCACGACGCTGGGACTCGACAGTGCTCGACTCGTCGCGCTGCGGCGAGTCGCCCTCGAGGACGTGGACTCCCGGCTCCCCTCCCCGGGGAACACACCCGAGGACCGCGCCCTCTTCCGTGCAGAAGTCACGAAGCTGATCGCGGAGTATTCGGCGCCCGATGCGCAAGGACGGCTCACGCCCTTCTCGACCGCCTTGGTGCAGTACCTTGAGCGTTATCTCTAA
- a CDS encoding potassium transporter Kup encodes MNATTAAPEPLPEAPDTFKRTATLALGALGIVYGDIGTSPLYALRECFSGPHSIAPTPENVMGVLSLIFWSLFLLISMKYLLFVMRADNRGEGGILALMALVLQRPRGVRSPHPARPVLVGLGLFGAALLYGDGIITPAMSVLSAVEGLSVATPLFQPYLLPISLIILLGLFVLQRKGTADIGALFGPVMTLWFVTLAVLGVKELLHNLVVLEALSPVHGVRFFLHNGAHGFLVLGSVFLVVTGGEALYADMGHFGRKPIRLAWFTLVLPALMLNYLGQGALLLRAPEAARNPFYLLAPSWALYPLVGLAMMAAVIASQALISGVFSLTRQAMQLGYCPRMEVVHTSAEEMGQIYLPGLNFLLLGGVVCLVLGFRSSSALAAAYGIAVAGTATITTVLAYVVARERWGWKRRVALPLVGLFLAVDVSFFCANAVKIPDGGWFPLILAALLFTLLTTWKRGREILAAKLREASMELKGLLDSLSGDHSPHRVQGTAVFMTGNPEGTPPALLHNLKHNKVLHEQVVLLTILSEEVPHVPASERVEVEPLEQGFVRVIARYGFMENPSIPDILKRGREQGLQFQLMSTSFFLGRETLIPSKKPGMAIWREALFAWMSRNARSATSYFRIPPNRVVELGTQVEL; translated from the coding sequence GTGAACGCGACCACGGCAGCGCCGGAGCCCCTTCCCGAGGCACCGGACACCTTCAAACGCACGGCGACGCTGGCCCTGGGAGCCCTGGGCATCGTCTACGGGGACATCGGCACGAGTCCGCTGTACGCGTTGCGAGAGTGCTTCAGCGGGCCGCACAGCATCGCCCCGACACCCGAGAACGTGATGGGGGTGCTCTCGCTGATCTTCTGGTCGTTGTTCCTCCTCATCTCGATGAAGTACCTGCTGTTCGTGATGCGGGCGGACAACCGGGGCGAGGGCGGCATCCTGGCGCTGATGGCGCTGGTGCTGCAGCGGCCCCGGGGCGTGCGCTCGCCGCACCCGGCGCGGCCGGTGCTGGTGGGGCTGGGGCTGTTCGGCGCGGCGTTGCTGTATGGGGACGGCATCATCACCCCGGCCATGTCGGTGCTGAGCGCGGTGGAGGGCCTGAGCGTGGCCACGCCGCTGTTCCAGCCGTACCTGCTGCCCATCAGCCTCATCATCCTGCTGGGGCTCTTCGTGTTGCAGCGCAAGGGCACGGCGGACATCGGCGCGCTGTTCGGGCCGGTGATGACGCTGTGGTTCGTCACGCTGGCGGTGCTGGGCGTGAAGGAGCTGCTGCACAACCTGGTGGTGCTGGAGGCGCTGTCGCCGGTGCACGGGGTGCGCTTCTTCCTGCACAACGGGGCGCATGGCTTCCTGGTGCTGGGCTCGGTGTTCCTGGTGGTGACGGGCGGCGAGGCGCTCTACGCGGACATGGGCCACTTCGGCCGCAAGCCCATTCGCCTGGCGTGGTTCACGCTGGTGCTGCCGGCGCTGATGCTCAACTACCTGGGGCAGGGGGCGCTGCTCCTGCGGGCGCCGGAGGCAGCGCGCAACCCGTTCTACCTGCTGGCACCCTCGTGGGCGCTCTACCCGCTGGTGGGGCTGGCGATGATGGCGGCGGTCATCGCCTCGCAGGCGCTCATCTCGGGCGTCTTCTCGCTGACGCGGCAGGCGATGCAGCTGGGGTACTGCCCGCGCATGGAGGTGGTGCACACCTCGGCGGAGGAGATGGGGCAGATCTACCTGCCGGGGCTGAACTTCCTGCTGCTGGGCGGGGTGGTGTGCCTGGTGCTGGGCTTCCGCTCCTCCAGCGCGCTGGCGGCGGCGTATGGCATCGCGGTGGCGGGCACGGCGACCATCACCACGGTGCTGGCGTACGTGGTGGCCCGGGAGCGGTGGGGCTGGAAGCGCCGGGTGGCGCTGCCGCTGGTGGGGCTGTTCCTGGCGGTGGATGTGTCGTTCTTCTGCGCCAACGCGGTGAAGATTCCGGATGGGGGCTGGTTCCCGCTGATCCTGGCGGCGCTGCTCTTCACGCTGCTGACGACGTGGAAGCGCGGGCGGGAGATCCTGGCGGCCAAGCTGCGCGAGGCGAGCATGGAGCTGAAGGGGCTCCTGGACAGCCTGAGCGGGGACCACTCGCCGCACCGGGTGCAGGGCACGGCGGTGTTCATGACGGGCAACCCCGAGGGCACGCCGCCGGCGCTGTTGCACAACCTGAAGCACAACAAGGTGCTGCACGAGCAGGTGGTGCTGTTGACCATCCTCTCGGAAGAGGTGCCGCACGTGCCTGCCTCCGAGCGGGTAGAGGTGGAGCCGCTGGAGCAGGGCTTCGTGCGGGTGATCGCGCGCTACGGCTTCATGGAGAACCCGAGCATTCCGGACATCCTCAAGCGGGGACGGGAGCAGGGGTTGCAGTTCCAGCTGATGAGCACGTCGTTCTTCCTCGGGCGCGAGACGCTGATTCCCTCGAAGAAGCCGGGGATGGCGATCTGGCGCGAGGCGCTCTTCGCGTGGATGAGCCGCAACGCGCGCAGCGCCACGTCCTACTTCCGCATTCCGCCCAACCGCGTGGTGGAGCTGGGCACGCAGGTGGAGCTGTAG
- a CDS encoding group II truncated hemoglobin, producing the protein MLPQLKTLPTEDDWIPSLEDTPFQRIGGEAEVMALAGAFYDAMDADEPALAQLHALDENGRVNAGTRERFGLFLVGWLGGPQHYVERHGHPRLRMRHGHVPVDIAMRDAWLRCMRKAMDARGVTGGLRRFLEERFQHTGDFLRNTEG; encoded by the coding sequence ATGCTTCCTCAGCTCAAGACGCTCCCCACCGAAGACGACTGGATTCCCTCGCTGGAGGACACCCCCTTCCAACGCATCGGGGGCGAGGCGGAGGTCATGGCGCTGGCGGGCGCCTTCTATGACGCGATGGACGCGGACGAGCCGGCGCTCGCCCAGCTGCACGCGCTGGATGAGAACGGCCGGGTGAACGCGGGCACGCGGGAGCGCTTCGGCCTGTTCCTGGTGGGCTGGCTGGGCGGCCCCCAGCACTACGTGGAGCGCCATGGCCACCCGCGCCTGCGCATGCGCCACGGCCACGTGCCGGTGGACATCGCCATGCGCGATGCGTGGCTGCGCTGCATGCGCAAGGCGATGGATGCGCGCGGCGTGACGGGGGGCCTGCGGCGCTTCCTGGAGGAGCGCTTCCAGCACACCGGCGACTTCCTGCGCAACACCGAGGGCTGA
- a CDS encoding 5'-3' exonuclease, with protein MRLHLVDGTYELFRAHFSPRPGHGAPDGQDVKATVGLMSSLLALLHDKAEAVTHLAVAFDNPIRSFRNALFAGYKSEEGVPPELLAQFDLAEEAVRALGVTAWSMKDHEADDALATAAARWADQVEQVRLLTPDKDLGQCVRGQRVVQVDRRQEKELDAEGVRAKLGVPPASVPDLLALVGDDADGIPGLPGFGGKGAAALLTAYGHLEAIPAEAADWSVRPRGADRLAATLREHREEALLYRRLATLVTDAPLKESLGALAWKGVPRAPFEAMCDRLGLTTLKARPKRWAEAGGI; from the coding sequence ATGCGCCTGCACCTGGTTGACGGAACGTATGAGCTGTTTCGCGCGCACTTCTCGCCCCGGCCGGGGCACGGGGCGCCGGATGGGCAGGACGTGAAGGCCACCGTGGGGTTGATGTCCTCGCTGCTCGCGCTCCTGCACGACAAGGCCGAGGCGGTGACGCACCTGGCGGTGGCCTTCGACAACCCCATCCGCTCGTTCCGCAACGCGCTCTTCGCGGGCTACAAGTCCGAGGAGGGCGTGCCCCCGGAGCTGCTCGCGCAGTTCGACCTGGCCGAGGAGGCCGTGCGCGCGCTGGGCGTCACCGCCTGGTCCATGAAGGACCACGAGGCGGATGACGCGCTCGCCACCGCCGCGGCGCGCTGGGCGGATCAGGTGGAGCAGGTGCGGCTGCTCACCCCGGACAAGGACCTGGGCCAGTGCGTGAGGGGCCAGCGCGTGGTGCAGGTGGACCGGCGCCAGGAGAAGGAGCTGGACGCGGAAGGGGTGCGCGCGAAGCTCGGCGTGCCCCCGGCGAGCGTGCCGGATCTGCTGGCGCTGGTGGGGGACGACGCGGACGGCATCCCCGGGCTGCCGGGCTTCGGCGGGAAGGGGGCCGCCGCGCTGCTCACGGCCTACGGCCACCTGGAGGCCATCCCGGCCGAGGCGGCGGACTGGTCGGTGCGCCCGCGCGGCGCGGACCGGCTGGCGGCCACGCTCCGGGAGCACCGCGAGGAGGCGCTGCTCTACCGCCGGCTCGCCACGCTGGTGACGGACGCGCCGCTGAAGGAGTCCCTGGGGGCGCTCGCGTGGAAGGGGGTGCCCCGGGCCCCCTTCGAGGCGATGTGTGACCGGCTGGGGCTCACCACCCTCAAGGCCCGTCCCAAACGGTGGGCGGAGGCGGGCGGCATCTGA
- a CDS encoding DUF4398 domain-containing protein: protein MRNTLLAAVLALGASACATAQVKSEAPTARLAESTATVRAAREAGAAVVPEAATYLGFAQQQVLQAEALMARGEHEAADLQLRQAVADARLAFALAQAVPLENEARQLAEQAERLRRGLR from the coding sequence ATGCGCAACACGCTTCTGGCCGCGGTCCTGGCACTGGGCGCTTCGGCGTGTGCCACGGCCCAGGTGAAGTCCGAGGCCCCCACGGCCCGGCTGGCCGAGTCCACCGCGACGGTGCGCGCGGCGCGGGAGGCCGGGGCGGCCGTGGTGCCCGAGGCCGCCACCTACCTGGGGTTCGCCCAGCAGCAGGTGCTCCAGGCCGAGGCGCTGATGGCCCGGGGCGAGCACGAGGCGGCGGACCTTCAGTTGCGGCAGGCGGTGGCGGATGCGCGGCTGGCGTTCGCGCTGGCCCAGGCGGTGCCACTGGAAAACGAAGCGCGGCAACTGGCCGAACAGGCCGAGCGCCTGCGGCGCGGACTGCGCTGA